A DNA window from Deinococcus sonorensis KR-87 contains the following coding sequences:
- a CDS encoding carbohydrate ABC transporter permease, whose translation MTTTPLSTTSSRARPARSLRTRLARLPGILVTALTLVLALAWVFPLYWALITSFKPENDTVSNPPTLWPQTFDLGAYTYIFQNSPIVRWYLNSIVSSVAITVLVLLLSMLCAYALSQIDFQGRRWLYWLILAGFMIPFQASLIPLFIFVNQLGLVNNYMGLILPQLAAPLAVVIYKQFFDQIPPELADAARIDGASEWRVLFGIFLPLNWSITFSLGIVTFIAAWNNFLWPFIVMNDTSKLTIPVGITQVQSAYGVAYAKTMATAVTAAVPTIVAYLLFQRRVTEGVMATAGLKG comes from the coding sequence ATGACCACCACTCCCCTGTCCACCACCTCCAGCCGGGCGAGGCCCGCCCGCTCGCTGCGCACGCGCCTCGCCCGCCTGCCTGGCATCCTGGTCACGGCCCTGACGCTGGTGCTGGCCCTGGCGTGGGTGTTCCCGCTGTACTGGGCCCTGATCACGTCCTTCAAGCCGGAGAACGACACGGTCTCCAATCCGCCCACCCTGTGGCCGCAGACCTTCGACCTGGGCGCGTACACGTACATCTTTCAGAACAGCCCCATCGTGCGCTGGTACCTGAACAGCATCGTCAGTTCGGTGGCCATCACGGTGCTGGTGCTGCTGCTCTCGATGCTGTGCGCCTACGCGCTGTCGCAGATCGACTTCCAGGGCCGCCGCTGGCTGTACTGGCTGATTCTGGCCGGGTTCATGATTCCCTTCCAGGCCAGCCTGATTCCGCTGTTCATCTTCGTCAACCAGCTGGGGCTGGTCAATAACTACATGGGTCTGATCCTGCCGCAGCTGGCCGCGCCGCTGGCGGTGGTGATCTACAAGCAGTTCTTCGATCAGATTCCACCGGAGCTGGCCGATGCTGCCCGCATTGACGGGGCCAGCGAGTGGCGGGTGCTGTTCGGCATCTTCCTGCCGCTCAACTGGAGCATCACCTTCTCGCTGGGCATCGTGACCTTCATCGCCGCCTGGAACAACTTCCTGTGGCCGTTCATCGTGATGAACGACACCTCCAAGCTGACCATCCCGGTGGGCATCACCCAGGTGCAGTCGGCCTACGGGGTCGCGTACGCCAAGACCATGGCCACCGCCGTCACCGCCGCCGTGCCCACCATCGTGGCGTACCTGCTATTCCAGCGCCGCGTGACGGAGGGTGTGATGGCCACGGCCGGGCTGAAGGGATGA
- a CDS encoding arabinan endo-1,5-alpha-L-arabinosidase has translation MRWGRLLGSLATLGWAIAGPSQPLLKGDLQIHDPTVLKVADGYVAMGTGYEGIDGGTLRLRTSRDGLTWTDAGHLGTTQPAWVGKLLGQEPPNLWAPSLSRHGSTSYLYFAASTFGKNSSGIGLMTNPALKASAPDQGWVDRGLVLSSTPSDNFNAIDPARIDTADGRAWLAFGSWWDGIRLRELDPQSGLLQKQNSKVYALASRGGGAIEAASLMQHGKYYYLFVSFDRCCAGLSSTYRIMVGRASKVTGPYTDRSGHDMMKGGGTELQASQGRYIGPGGQEVYQDGREVRLAYHYYDRDQGGVSQLQTSTLLWDDSGWPRLPALPTGGS, from the coding sequence ATGAGGTGGGGCCGGCTGCTCGGCAGCCTCGCCACGCTCGGCTGGGCCATCGCCGGTCCGTCCCAGCCGCTGCTGAAGGGCGACCTGCAGATTCATGACCCCACGGTCCTGAAGGTGGCGGACGGCTACGTGGCGATGGGCACCGGCTACGAGGGCATTGACGGCGGCACCCTGCGGCTCAGGACCTCCCGCGATGGCCTGACCTGGACCGACGCCGGCCACCTGGGCACCACCCAGCCCGCCTGGGTGGGAAAACTGCTGGGCCAGGAGCCGCCGAACCTGTGGGCGCCCAGCCTGTCGCGGCATGGGAGCACCAGTTACCTGTACTTCGCGGCCTCGACGTTTGGCAAGAACAGCAGCGGCATCGGCCTGATGACCAACCCTGCTCTGAAGGCCAGCGCGCCGGACCAGGGCTGGGTGGACCGGGGGCTGGTGCTGTCCAGCACGCCAAGCGACAACTTCAACGCCATCGATCCGGCGCGCATCGACACGGCGGACGGCCGCGCGTGGCTGGCCTTCGGGTCGTGGTGGGACGGCATCCGGCTACGTGAACTGGACCCGCAGAGCGGGCTGCTCCAGAAGCAGAACTCCAAGGTGTACGCGCTGGCGTCACGCGGCGGCGGCGCGATTGAGGCGGCCTCGCTGATGCAGCACGGGAAGTATTACTACCTGTTCGTGTCGTTCGACCGCTGCTGCGCGGGCCTGAGCAGCACCTACCGCATCATGGTGGGCCGCGCCAGCAAGGTCACCGGGCCGTACACCGACCGCAGCGGCCACGACATGATGAAGGGTGGCGGCACCGAGCTGCAGGCCAGCCAGGGCCGCTACATCGGGCCGGGGGGCCAGGAGGTCTACCAGGATGGCCGGGAGGTGCGGCTGGCCTACCACTACTACGACCGTGACCAGGGCGGCGTTTCACAGCTGCAGACCTCGACGCTGCTGTGGGACGACAGCGGCTGGCCCCGGCTGCCGGCGCTGCCGACCGGCGGTTCGTGA
- a CDS encoding serine hydrolase domain-containing protein, which yields MDSLAARVADTLPDVTSLLVARRGQLAFERYFGIPADEPQDIQSVTKSVLSLLVGVAVERGLLRLDRPVLDGWPEAAALVQDPRWFQVTVEHLLTMTCGLPSEITDPVYDDAWWLNPDPLAFTLAQPLKAAPGTVFHYSNAGTHLLGVLLARVIGQPLETFAWEALLAPLGMPARPWAKDPQGRVWGSGMLQLTPREMLRLAQLVLQQGRWQGHRVVPSAWIQAMTRPRVSGYTFMEGLPQYGWLWWLPGPQEPDGAYATGYGGQYIGVFPHLDLAVTMTGRVQHHPPHRHIIREIASRVETEGQSS from the coding sequence TTGGACTCGCTGGCCGCCCGGGTGGCCGACACCCTCCCCGACGTGACCAGCCTGCTGGTGGCCCGCCGGGGGCAGCTGGCCTTCGAGCGCTATTTCGGCATTCCGGCCGATGAGCCGCAGGACATTCAGTCGGTGACCAAGAGCGTGCTCTCACTGCTGGTGGGGGTGGCGGTGGAGCGGGGGCTGCTGCGCCTGGACCGGCCGGTGCTGGACGGCTGGCCCGAGGCCGCGGCCCTGGTGCAGGACCCGCGCTGGTTCCAGGTGACGGTGGAGCACCTGCTGACCATGACCTGCGGCCTGCCGTCCGAAATCACCGACCCGGTGTATGACGACGCCTGGTGGCTGAATCCTGACCCGCTGGCCTTCACCCTGGCGCAACCGCTGAAGGCCGCGCCCGGGACGGTCTTCCACTACTCCAATGCCGGGACCCATCTGCTGGGCGTCCTGCTCGCCCGCGTGATCGGTCAGCCGCTCGAGACGTTCGCCTGGGAGGCGCTGCTGGCACCGCTGGGCATGCCGGCGCGGCCGTGGGCCAAAGACCCGCAGGGGCGGGTCTGGGGGTCCGGCATGCTGCAGCTCACCCCGCGCGAGATGCTGCGGCTGGCGCAGCTGGTGCTGCAGCAGGGCCGCTGGCAGGGTCACCGCGTGGTGCCGTCCGCCTGGATTCAGGCGATGACTCGGCCCCGCGTCAGCGGCTACACTTTCATGGAAGGCCTGCCCCAGTACGGCTGGCTGTGGTGGCTGCCGGGGCCGCAGGAGCCGGACGGTGCCTATGCCACCGGCTACGGCGGGCAGTACATCGGGGTGTTTCCCCACCTCGATCTGGCCGTGACGATGACGGGCCGGGTGCAGCACCACCCGCCTCACCGGCACATCATCCGCGAGATTGCCAGCCGGGTGGAGACAGAAGGCCAGTCAAGCTGA
- a CDS encoding sulfite exporter TauE/SafE family protein — MPAEAWTLGLGAVAAAMVGFSKTGVPGTGILVIPLMAALFGGRLSVGATLPLLILGDVLAVALYRQHAQWARLRTLAPWLLLGLLLGSGLLKLLGDLRLKADPLSPMIGVLVLVMLALNLLRGRLGQRLVPHSREGTVVTGALAGFTTMVSNAAGPIMSIFLNSSGLPKDQLMGTTAWTFLLLNLAKVPFLALLTADNPQEPLYTLATLRFDLLMVPLVLAGAWAGRALQRRLPEQAFSGALLSLAAVSAVLLIVRH; from the coding sequence ATGCCGGCTGAGGCCTGGACCCTCGGCCTCGGCGCCGTGGCCGCCGCGATGGTGGGTTTTTCCAAGACCGGCGTTCCCGGCACCGGCATCCTGGTGATTCCGCTGATGGCCGCGCTCTTTGGCGGCCGGCTCTCGGTGGGCGCGACCCTGCCGCTGCTGATTCTGGGGGACGTGCTGGCCGTGGCGCTCTACCGGCAGCACGCCCAGTGGGCCCGCCTGCGTACCCTGGCACCGTGGCTGCTGCTGGGCCTGCTGCTCGGCAGCGGGCTGCTGAAGCTGCTGGGCGACCTGCGGCTGAAGGCCGACCCCCTGTCGCCCATGATCGGCGTGCTGGTGCTGGTGATGCTGGCGCTGAACTTGCTGCGCGGCCGGCTGGGGCAGCGGCTGGTGCCGCACTCGCGCGAGGGCACGGTGGTGACCGGGGCGCTGGCCGGCTTCACCACCATGGTCTCGAACGCCGCCGGGCCGATCATGTCCATCTTCCTGAACTCCAGCGGCCTGCCCAAGGACCAGCTGATGGGCACCACTGCCTGGACCTTTCTGCTGCTGAACCTCGCCAAGGTGCCGTTTCTGGCGCTGCTGACCGCCGACAATCCCCAGGAGCCGCTGTACACGCTCGCCACCCTGCGCTTCGACCTGCTGATGGTGCCGCTGGTGCTGGCCGGCGCGTGGGCCGGCCGCGCCCTGCAACGCCGGCTGCCGGAGCAGGCCTTCAGCGGCGCGCTGCTGTCGCTGGCGGCGGTGAGCGCGGTGCTGCTGATCGTGCGGCACTGA
- a CDS encoding sugar phosphate isomerase/epimerase family protein: MQNVGLQLYTLRDLFTQDFLGTLDAVAAAGVRVVELTQNWGGLSAEQLRAELDQRQMQAPSAHLPLQSFEDNLAGRVAEMRALGVQHVVYPYHRADSEAEWLALADRMERLAGPLGEQGLTLGYHNHDHELTQQFGGQPVLDLLLERAPSVKAELDVAWIHAGGQDPVAYVQRYADRLPLVHLKDVSRDGDAWQTVALGEGEVPLQAIIAALPAHTQAYYEQDHGGTLDTLHRSVAYLRG, from the coding sequence ATGCAAAACGTCGGACTTCAGCTGTACACCCTGCGCGACCTGTTCACCCAGGATTTTCTCGGCACGCTGGACGCGGTGGCGGCCGCGGGCGTGCGGGTGGTGGAACTCACCCAGAACTGGGGCGGCCTGTCGGCCGAGCAGCTCCGCGCCGAACTGGACCAGCGCCAGATGCAGGCACCCAGCGCCCACCTCCCCCTGCAGTCCTTCGAGGACAATCTGGCCGGCCGGGTGGCCGAGATGCGGGCGCTGGGCGTGCAGCACGTGGTCTATCCGTACCACCGCGCTGACAGCGAGGCCGAGTGGCTGGCGCTGGCCGACCGGATGGAGCGGCTGGCCGGGCCGCTGGGGGAGCAGGGCCTGACGCTCGGCTACCACAACCACGATCACGAGCTGACCCAGCAGTTCGGCGGTCAGCCGGTGCTGGACCTGCTGCTGGAGCGCGCGCCCAGCGTGAAAGCCGAACTGGACGTGGCCTGGATCCACGCGGGTGGCCAGGACCCGGTGGCCTACGTGCAGCGGTACGCCGACCGGCTGCCGCTGGTGCACCTCAAGGACGTGAGCCGCGACGGCGACGCGTGGCAGACGGTGGCGCTGGGCGAGGGCGAGGTGCCGCTGCAGGCGATCATCGCGGCGCTCCCCGCCCACACGCAGGCCTACTACGAGCAGGACCACGGCGGCACGCTGGACACGCTGCACCGCAGCGTGGCCTACCTGCGCGGCTGA
- a CDS encoding LacI family DNA-binding transcriptional regulator — translation MLPPAPADTPLITLADVARTARVSKMTVSNVINGKPNVRPHTRQRVLDAIEATGYRVNPVARALAGGRQRLLSVVARRSNLPYATEVIRGASEAAETLDYDLVVMMIGGRETSDLSLFLRLSQGALLVQPGRSGRLRPQDLPAHHVSVDGPSVDSLTVDNYAGACAAMQHLLALGHTRIAYVSGLLAPHGERDDASERLRGYQDSVEAAQLSLPDGYLQHADYSSRSGEQAARTLLALPEPPSAIFAAGDAMAVAVIHAAQDLGLRVPQDLSVVGFDDLPYFRGVRPALTTVRQPLDELGAEGVRMLVALAEGQPAPLPPPFPTELIVRESTAPPPSPSSR, via the coding sequence GTGTTGCCGCCTGCTCCTGCCGACACTCCACTGATCACGCTGGCCGATGTGGCGCGGACGGCGCGGGTGTCCAAGATGACCGTCTCGAACGTCATCAACGGCAAACCCAACGTCCGGCCGCACACCCGGCAGCGGGTGCTGGACGCCATTGAGGCGACCGGCTACCGGGTCAATCCGGTGGCGCGGGCGCTGGCCGGCGGGCGGCAGCGGCTGCTGAGCGTGGTGGCGCGGCGCAGCAACCTGCCGTACGCCACCGAGGTGATCCGCGGGGCCAGCGAGGCGGCCGAGACGCTGGATTACGATCTGGTGGTGATGATGATCGGTGGGCGCGAGACCTCGGACCTGTCGCTGTTCCTGCGGCTTTCCCAGGGAGCGCTTCTGGTGCAGCCGGGGCGGAGTGGCCGCCTGCGCCCCCAGGACCTCCCCGCGCATCACGTCAGCGTGGACGGTCCCAGCGTGGACTCGCTGACGGTGGACAACTACGCCGGGGCCTGCGCCGCGATGCAGCATCTGCTGGCCCTGGGCCACACCCGCATCGCGTATGTCAGCGGCCTGCTGGCCCCGCACGGGGAACGCGACGACGCCTCGGAGCGGCTGCGCGGCTACCAGGACAGCGTGGAGGCGGCGCAACTGAGCCTGCCGGACGGCTACCTGCAGCACGCCGACTACTCCTCGCGCAGCGGCGAACAGGCCGCCCGCACCCTGCTGGCGCTGCCGGAACCGCCCAGCGCCATCTTCGCGGCCGGCGACGCGATGGCCGTGGCGGTGATCCACGCGGCCCAGGACCTGGGGCTGCGGGTGCCTCAGGACCTCTCGGTGGTGGGCTTCGATGACCTGCCGTACTTCCGCGGCGTGCGCCCGGCGCTCACCACCGTGCGTCAGCCGCTGGACGAGCTGGGGGCCGAGGGGGTGCGGATGCTGGTCGCGCTGGCGGAAGGCCAGCCGGCCCCGCTGCCGCCGCCCTTCCCCACCGAACTGATCGTCCGGGAGTCCACCGCCCCGCCGCCCTCTCCCAGTTCACGCTAA
- a CDS encoding Gfo/Idh/MocA family protein, translating into MHTIGIIGTGDISAAYLRVARDQRLFQVAGIADLDVSRAQARAEEFGVPAMTPAELLALPDLTAVVNLTPPAAHAAVSLDILRSGHHVYSEKPLAVTLEDGAAILAEAQARGLRVGCAPDTFLGAGLQTVRELLDAGLIGRPVAATAFMMSSGPESWHPNPAFFFQPGAGPLFDMGPYYLTALVNLLGPVNRVGGSAIRAFDERVAGHASRKGERIPVNTPTHVTAQLDFEAGQVATFIASFDTPASELPRIEIYGTDATLSVPDPNTFGGPVRIRRRGQQEWETLPLTRPFQENSRGIGLADLLDATAQGSAHRASGDLAYHVLEIMHRVLESAEQGTPLAVQSRVERPEPLDVKPGWLAEAVG; encoded by the coding sequence ATGCACACCATCGGCATCATCGGCACCGGCGACATCAGCGCCGCCTATCTGCGGGTCGCCCGCGACCAGCGTCTGTTCCAGGTGGCCGGCATCGCCGACCTGGACGTCAGCCGCGCTCAGGCCCGCGCCGAGGAGTTCGGCGTGCCGGCCATGACCCCCGCCGAACTGCTGGCCCTGCCGGACCTGACGGCCGTGGTGAACCTGACGCCGCCGGCCGCGCACGCCGCCGTCAGCCTGGACATCCTGCGCTCCGGGCACCACGTCTACAGCGAGAAGCCGCTGGCCGTCACGCTGGAGGACGGCGCGGCGATCCTGGCCGAGGCGCAGGCGCGCGGGCTGCGGGTCGGCTGCGCCCCCGACACCTTCCTGGGCGCCGGGCTGCAGACGGTCCGCGAGCTGCTGGACGCCGGGCTGATCGGTCGCCCGGTGGCCGCCACCGCCTTCATGATGAGCAGCGGCCCGGAAAGCTGGCACCCCAATCCGGCGTTCTTCTTCCAGCCGGGCGCGGGGCCGCTGTTCGACATGGGGCCGTACTACCTGACGGCGCTGGTCAACCTGCTGGGGCCGGTGAACCGGGTCGGTGGCAGCGCCATCCGCGCCTTCGACGAGCGGGTGGCCGGCCACGCCTCGCGCAAGGGCGAGCGGATTCCGGTCAACACGCCCACCCACGTCACGGCGCAGCTGGACTTCGAGGCGGGGCAGGTGGCCACCTTCATCGCCAGCTTCGACACGCCGGCCAGCGAACTGCCGCGCATCGAGATCTACGGCACCGACGCCACCCTGAGCGTGCCGGACCCGAACACCTTCGGCGGCCCGGTGCGGATCCGCCGCCGGGGCCAGCAGGAGTGGGAGACGCTGCCGCTGACCCGCCCCTTCCAGGAGAACTCGCGCGGCATCGGGCTGGCCGACCTGCTGGACGCCACCGCGCAGGGCAGCGCCCACCGCGCCAGCGGCGACCTGGCCTACCACGTGCTGGAGATCATGCACCGGGTGCTGGAGTCGGCGGAGCAGGGGACCCCGCTGGCGGTGCAGAGCCGGGTGGAGCGCCCCGAACCGCTGGACGTGAAGCCCGGCTGGCTGGCCGAGGCGGTGGGCTGA
- a CDS encoding sugar phosphate isomerase/epimerase family protein, giving the protein MPRPVTLFTGQWADLPLAELAPLARQMGFDGLELACWGDHFDVQRALKEDGYVQGRLDLLAEHGLKVYAIGNHLVGQAVCDLIDERHRSIVPEHVWGDGDPEGVRQRAAQELMDTARAARKLGVSVVTGFTGSSVWHSIYAFPPTDQAYWERGFEDFARRFGPILDVFEQEGVNFALEVHPTEIAFDTASSERALAAVSHHPRFGFNYDPSHLAYQGVDYVGFLRRFPDRIFHAHMKDVWWGHGNGEVGVFGGHTSFGDARRYWDFRSVGRGDVRFEDIMVALGDIRYSGPLSIEWEDARMDRVHGATESAAFVRRLDFPASAVAFDAAFAKDAQ; this is encoded by the coding sequence ATGCCGCGCCCGGTCACGCTGTTCACCGGCCAGTGGGCCGACCTGCCGCTCGCGGAGCTGGCGCCACTGGCCCGGCAGATGGGCTTCGACGGCCTGGAACTCGCCTGCTGGGGCGACCACTTCGACGTGCAGCGCGCGCTGAAGGAGGACGGGTATGTGCAGGGCCGGCTGGACCTGCTGGCCGAGCATGGCCTGAAGGTGTACGCCATCGGCAACCACCTGGTGGGTCAGGCGGTCTGCGACCTGATTGACGAGCGGCACCGCAGCATCGTGCCGGAGCACGTCTGGGGCGACGGCGATCCGGAAGGCGTGCGCCAGCGCGCCGCCCAGGAGCTGATGGACACCGCCCGCGCCGCCCGCAAGCTGGGCGTGAGCGTGGTGACCGGCTTCACCGGCTCCAGCGTGTGGCACAGCATCTACGCCTTTCCGCCCACCGATCAGGCGTACTGGGAGCGCGGCTTCGAGGACTTCGCCCGCCGCTTCGGCCCGATTCTCGACGTGTTCGAGCAGGAGGGCGTCAACTTCGCGCTGGAGGTGCACCCCACCGAGATCGCCTTCGACACCGCCAGCTCCGAGCGGGCCCTGGCCGCCGTGAGTCATCACCCGCGCTTCGGCTTCAATTACGACCCGAGCCACCTCGCGTATCAGGGCGTGGATTACGTGGGCTTCCTGCGCCGCTTCCCGGACCGCATCTTCCACGCGCACATGAAGGACGTGTGGTGGGGGCACGGCAATGGCGAGGTGGGCGTGTTCGGCGGCCACACCAGCTTCGGGGACGCTCGCCGCTACTGGGATTTCCGCAGCGTGGGGCGCGGTGACGTGCGCTTCGAGGACATCATGGTGGCGCTGGGCGACATCCGCTACAGCGGCCCGCTCAGCATCGAGTGGGAGGACGCGCGCATGGACCGGGTCCACGGCGCCACCGAGAGCGCGGCGTTCGTGCGCCGCCTGGACTTCCCCGCCTCGGCGGTCGCCTTCGACGCGGCTTTCGCCAAGGACGCCCAGTGA
- a CDS encoding Gfo/Idh/MocA family protein, with translation MVGGGQDAFIGNVHRMAARLDGHYTLVAGALSSTPEKALASGLALGLSPERSYPSYTALIEGELARPEDERVQVVSIVTPNHMHHPVALACLQAGFHVICDKPLTHTAEQARELARAAEQAGVVFAVTYNYSGYPLVRQARELVQQGELGEIRKVIVEYHQGWLATQVSEADNKQAGWRTDPARSGPAGALGDIGTHAEQLVSFVTGLELESVLAELSTFVPGRALDDDATVLLRFQGGAKGILTVSQIEIGRENDLRLSVFGTLGSLHWQQENPNVLLLDRLDQPRVQLTRGGPGLGTAAQRVTRLPAGHPEAFLEAFATIYTAAAEHIRAGTGSEPPVYPTVVDGLRGVQFVEAVIQSQQEGGWTRVSTP, from the coding sequence ATGGTGGGCGGCGGCCAGGACGCCTTCATCGGCAACGTTCACCGCATGGCGGCCCGCCTGGACGGCCACTACACCCTGGTGGCCGGCGCGCTGTCCAGCACGCCGGAGAAGGCGCTCGCCTCGGGGCTGGCACTGGGCCTCAGCCCGGAACGCAGCTACCCGAGCTACACGGCGCTGATCGAGGGCGAACTTGCCCGGCCCGAGGACGAGCGGGTGCAGGTGGTCAGCATCGTGACGCCCAACCACATGCATCATCCGGTGGCGCTGGCCTGCCTGCAGGCCGGGTTTCACGTCATCTGCGACAAGCCGCTGACCCATACCGCCGAACAGGCGCGTGAGCTGGCCCGGGCGGCGGAGCAGGCGGGCGTGGTGTTCGCCGTGACGTACAACTACAGCGGCTACCCGCTGGTGCGGCAGGCGCGCGAACTGGTCCAGCAGGGCGAGCTGGGCGAGATCCGCAAGGTGATCGTGGAGTACCACCAGGGCTGGCTGGCCACCCAGGTCTCGGAGGCCGACAACAAGCAGGCCGGCTGGCGCACCGACCCGGCCCGCAGCGGCCCAGCCGGGGCGCTGGGCGACATCGGCACCCATGCCGAGCAGCTGGTGAGTTTCGTCACGGGTCTGGAACTCGAGTCGGTCCTGGCGGAGCTGAGCACCTTCGTGCCGGGCCGCGCGCTGGACGACGACGCCACCGTGCTGCTGCGTTTTCAGGGCGGTGCAAAGGGCATCCTGACCGTGTCTCAGATCGAGATCGGACGCGAGAACGACCTGCGGCTCTCGGTGTTCGGCACCCTGGGCAGCCTGCACTGGCAGCAGGAGAACCCCAACGTGCTGCTGCTCGACCGCCTGGACCAGCCGCGCGTGCAGCTGACCCGCGGCGGTCCCGGGCTGGGCACGGCGGCGCAGCGGGTGACCCGGCTGCCGGCTGGGCATCCCGAGGCGTTTCTGGAAGCCTTCGCCACCATCTACACCGCCGCGGCCGAGCACATCCGGGCCGGGACCGGCAGCGAGCCGCCCGTCTACCCGACGGTGGTGGATGGCCTGCGCGGCGTACAGTTCGTGGAAGCCGTCATCCAGAGCCAGCAGGAAGGCGGCTGGACCAGGGTATCCACACCTTAA
- a CDS encoding CHAD domain-containing protein, whose amino-acid sequence MGHKRLGKGLGRYWEALQTGEPEAVHEVRKLTRRVQAELHVAGMHGRTQREWRDLRRAVATLRDRDAVGAHLREALRSLQVPEEEVRQFEADWQHIRDAQFQALKLPERPGSRPRPGHWKRRIRQTLAQDREQLRREGEQVMASTDLDVWHGWRKHLKRYRYTLALRDEVPGEVLRMLEALGHLQDARVAEHLLQDEQWLPGHHMVLLAREQAAQMTAMEQARQLWPDLERHLRS is encoded by the coding sequence ATGGGCCACAAGCGACTTGGGAAGGGACTCGGGCGGTACTGGGAAGCGCTGCAGACGGGTGAGCCGGAGGCGGTGCATGAGGTCCGGAAGCTGACCCGGCGTGTCCAGGCCGAGCTGCACGTGGCCGGCATGCATGGACGCACCCAGCGGGAGTGGCGGGACCTGCGGCGTGCGGTGGCCACCCTGCGGGACCGCGACGCTGTGGGCGCTCACCTGCGCGAGGCGCTCCGGTCCCTGCAGGTGCCGGAGGAGGAAGTTCGTCAGTTCGAGGCCGACTGGCAGCACATCCGTGACGCCCAGTTCCAGGCGCTCAAGCTGCCGGAACGGCCGGGCAGCCGTCCGCGCCCCGGTCACTGGAAACGCCGGATCCGCCAGACGCTCGCTCAGGACCGGGAGCAGTTGCGGCGCGAGGGCGAGCAGGTGATGGCCTCAACTGACCTGGACGTCTGGCACGGGTGGCGCAAACACCTGAAACGCTACCGCTACACCCTGGCCCTCCGTGACGAGGTGCCGGGTGAGGTGCTCCGGATGCTGGAAGCGCTCGGGCACCTGCAGGACGCCCGCGTGGCCGAGCACCTGCTGCAGGACGAGCAGTGGCTCCCCGGCCACCATATGGTCCTGCTCGCCCGCGAGCAGGCCGCGCAGATGACGGCCATGGAACAGGCTCGCCAGCTGTGGCCCGACCTGGAACGGCATCTGCGCAGCTGA